A stretch of Vairimorpha necatrix chromosome 2, complete sequence DNA encodes these proteins:
- a CDS encoding F-box/WD40 repeat domain-containing protein, producing the protein MKINLHKRIPLTFILNVKQKNPALHYLYHNKRKYKYPENIDQKFIENPNDPFWISLSNKINIDKHTCYNEIITKYFRKQGSSWTKQKDTLLLDLVEQNTSWLSIGFTLNIHPIQCIKRYWKLENKREPASWTKEEDKQLVDLVAKYNKNWSLISTFIPSRSRSQCLQRYKRLDGNKGKWTKEEDACLIEAVNKYYYKGWKYISEFVPHRTDSQCRERWVDSLDPKIKKGKWSKEDDEILMKFYGNNWEEISEMTKRINGIFKDKNLTAYFCNKCCVIKEPFYKEIKLEHNPLGGYIKDDKFLYYTKDKIYSLDISKEDLSKEVCKKESLDFVLFLNDKFIVISDKEIQIYRNLVLSQVYPVKRGVCVGAIQDDKLYLAYEDGSVCCLEDNKLVEILKMDENILSFDVSGNKICISFFNNKLAACDKSGINFLYTEVSFIIKTARFWKDHIVTLDEENNFSLFDLNLKIIYNENYEGRLSNFEIKEDVLYLIMKNNTIIITEEIKEYI; encoded by the exons atgaaaattaatttacaTAAAAGAATCCCCcttacttttattttgaacGTTAAACAGAAAAACCCCGCACTTCATTATTTATACCACAATAAgagaaaatacaaatacCCGGAAAACATAGaccaaaaatttattgaaaatcCGAATGATCCGTTTTGGATTTcattatcaaataaaattaatatagaCAAGCACACATGCTACAACGAAattattacaaaatattttcgaAAACAAGGATCTTCGTGGACTAAACAAAAAGACACTTTATTATTAGATTTAGTAGAACAAAATACATCTTGGTTGTCTATCGGCTttactttaaatattcatcCTATTCAATgtattaaaagatattgGAAGTTAGAAAATAAACGAGAACCAGCATCATGGACAAAAGAGGAAGACAAACAATTAGTAGATTTAGTAgctaaatataataaaaattggtCATTGATATCAACTTTCATACCTTCTAGATCGAGAAGTCAATGTTTACAAAGGTATAAAAGGTTAGATGGCAATAAAGGAAAATGGACCAAAGAGGAAGATGCTTGTTTGATCGAAGCagttaataaatattattacaaGGGATGGAAGTATATTTCCGAGTTTGTTCCACACAGAACGGATTCGCAGTGTAGAGAGAGGTGGGTTGACTCATTAGAccctaaaataaaaaaagggaaatGGAGTAAAGAAGATGATGAAATTTTGATGAAGTTTTATGGGAATAATTGGGAAGAGATCAGTGAAATGACTAAACGAA TTAACggtatttttaaagataaaaatcttACAGCATATTTTTGTAACAAATGCTGTGTAATCAAAGAAcctttttataaagaaataaaattagaacaCAATCCTTTAGGCGGATATATCAaagatgataaatttttgtattacaCAAaggataaaatttattcgcTTGATATTAGCAAAGAAGACCTCTCTAAAGAGGTGTGTAAGAAAGAGTCTCTTGATTTTGTACTTTTCCTCAATGATAAGTTTATTGTCATCAGTGATAAAGAAATccaaatttatagaaactTAGTTCTGTCGCAAGTTTATCCCGTCAAAAGAGGCGTATGTGTAGGCGCTATTCAAGATGACAAGTTATATTTGGCATATGAAGACGGCAGCGTCTGTTGCTTGgaagataataaattagTAGAGATACTCAAAATGGACGAGAACATTTTATCTTTTGATGTATCAGggaataaaatttgtatatcgttttttaataataaattggCTGCTTGTGATAAGTCAgggataaattttttatacaccGAAGTATCtttcattataaaaacagCGAGATTTTGGAAAGATCATATTGTGACATTAGATGAAGAGAACAACTTCTCATTGTTTGATCTAAATCTTaagattatttataatgagAATTATGAAGGTAGGTTAAGTAATTTTGAGATAAAAGAAGATGTTCTGTATTTgataatgaaaaataacaCGATAATTATAacagaagaaattaaagaatatatttga
- a CDS encoding ribulose-phosphate 3-epimerase encodes MIYISILDCDLLNLNHTLKELKSNNISHLHLDILDTSFVPNISFGPSIINKVLEYDFIFDLHLMVASPITILDLINLQKVDTVFVHFEIKNLSDTLKFLKNKNKKIGLAISPDTTVEDVCMDDIISKILIMTVYPGFGNQKFIKECVKKIKNIDRAKIEVGVDGGINLDTIEDVKDFDFVIIGSSYFKVSDKKKFIETIQKYIKK; translated from the coding sequence ATGATATATATTAGCATTTTAGACTGTGATCTTCTAAATCTGAACCATACTttgaaagaattaaaatctAATAACATTTCTCATCTTCATCTTGATATTCTTGATACATCATTTGTCCCTAATATATCTTTCGGCCcatcaataataaataaagtattGGAATATGATTTCATTTTCGACCTACATTTAATGGTAGCATCCCCTATTACAATACTTGACCTTATTAATCTTCAAAAAGTCGATACTGTCTTTGTacattttgaaataaaaaatttatcagacacattaaaatttttaaaaaataaaaataaaaaaataggcTTGGCTATTTCTCCAGATACAACAGTGGAAGATGTTTGTATGGACGATAttataagtaaaatattgattATGACAGTGTATCCAGGATTTGGTAATCAGAAATTCATAAAAGAGtgtgttaaaaaaattaaaaatattgatagGGCAAAAATAGAAGTTGGAGTTGATGGAGGGATAAATTTGGACACTATAGAAGATGTGAAAgattttgattttgtaaTTATAGGATCATCGTACTTTAAGGTATCagataagaaaaaatttattgagacaattcaaaaatatatcaaaaaataa
- a CDS encoding transcription initiation factor IIB, which yields MTSAIKIKSYVQKCNDCGEAQNIIEDYRNGFNVCGRCGCVVGNRIIDESSEWRSFSDSNKADPCRTGSVSNPFLDTEQLDTMISSVPGTSSYNLQKIQLKTAMRGPERALKHGINLITAFCDRANITKTVIDRACHIFKIVDDKKLLKGKNIEGVVGACIYIACRLEGCPRTFKEISLITTVQKKEIGKSFKLISPHVENLTVMSTKDIVARFCSDLRLNIKIQRLAFSISSRVSELGILAGKSPDSIAAAIIYMVTNLIPEEKKVQKDIQYVTNVTEVTIKNTYKDLTNFKNEIVSTDFVSQEAINNLPTY from the coding sequence atgaCTTCagcaataaaaattaaatcttaTGTACAAAAATGTAATGACTGTGGAGAAGCACAGAATATTATAGAAGACTATAGAAATGGTTTTAATGTTTGTGGTAGGTGTGGTTGTGTCGTAGGCAATCGTATCATTGACGAATCAAGTGAATGGAGATCTTTCTCTGACAGTAACAAAGCCGATCCTTGTAGGACTGGAAGTGTAAGTAATCCATTTTTGGACACTGAACAATTAGACACAATGATCTCATCTGTCCCTGGTACATCTTCTTATAACTTACAGAAGATCCAACTTAAGACAGCCATGAGAGGCCCAGAAAGGGCTCTAAAACATggcataaatttaataactGCTTTTTGCGACAGAGCAAATATCACGAAGACTGTGATCGACAGAGCTtgtcatatttttaaaatcgtAGACGATAAAAAACTTCTTAAAGGTAAAAATATCGAAGGTGTAGTCGGCGCCTGTATTTACATAGCCTGTAGGCTGGAAGGCTGTCCTCGTACTTTCAAGGAAATCAGTCTCATTACAACtgtacaaaaaaaagaaattggtaaaagttttaaattaataagtCCACATGTGGAAAATTTAACTGTCATGTCTACAAAAGACATTGTAGCAAGATTCTGTTCTGATCTTAGactgaatataaaaatccaAAGACTCGctttttctatttcttcGCGTGTTTCTGAATTGGGTATCTTGGCCGGTAAGAGTCCCGACTCGATAGCAGCCGCCATTATTTACATGGTCACTAATTTGATACCAGAAGAAAAGAAAGTACAGAAAGACATACAATATGTCACAAATGTAACTGAagtaacaataaaaaatacttataaAGATTTGacaaatttcaaaaatgaaatagtTTCCACAGATTTTGTATCACAGGAAGCCATAAATAATTTGCCaacttattaa
- a CDS encoding ribosomal protein uS13 — protein sequence MSAENEVRSYTSDPQELQHIIRIFNTNVDGTKRIAHALCAITGVGKRISNAICKRVGVDVLRRAGDLNSDELEKIQKAIADPTSVGIPTSFFNFKRNPVDGNDVHLVSTRMDAEYRMMLEKGKKMRHVRLCRVACGLKVHGQRSKSNGRHIRAGMVFRRK from the coding sequence ATGTCAGCTGAAAATGAAGTAAGATCATACACAAGTGATCCTCAGGAATTACAGCATATTATTcgtatttttaatacaaacGTAGATGGTACCAAGAGGATAGCTCATGCTCTGTGTGCCATCACTGGCGTAGGAAAGAGGATATCTAATGCTATTTGTAAAAGAGTAGGAGTTGATGTCTTAAGAAGAGCAGGTGACTTGAATTCTGATGAGCTTGAAAAGATTCAGAAAGCCATTGCTGACCCCACAAGCGTAGGAATTCCTACTtcatttttcaattttaaaagaaatccAGTAGACGGAAATGACGTGCATTTAGTAAGCACAAGAATGGACGCCGAGTACAGAATGATGCTTGAAAAGGGAAAGAAGATGAGACATGTTAGATTATGCAGAGTAGCCTGTGGATTGAAAGTCCATGGTCAAAGAAGTAAATCTAATGGAAGACATATTAGAGCAGGTATGGTATTCcgtagaaaataa
- a CDS encoding T-complex protein 1 subunit epsilon (CCT5), with amino-acid sequence MSQLLTDEIGQAFEITDDSNIRVQGKNTIYTNISIVNNITNFISSSFGPCGMDKILQSKDDEITVTNDGATILREMDMTDNDIAQLFVQLSEAQDNEIGDGTTGVLILANAMLQNSKQLMEKGIHPIRIAETYDNMLNKAIDHLTQISEPIKNKKEAMLNAAKTSLYSKVVSKAHNKFAEICVEAILSVADVERKDVDFSLINYEKKFANDVSETELIKGMAIKKEFSHPQMKKEYKNAKIALLACPFEPPKLKNKHSLLIKNPEEFKALQNYEKETFLDMIKSLKDAKVDLVMCQWGFDDEANSLLMENNLPAIRWVGGNDLDLIAVHVNGNIISRFEDLKYEDLGQADVMEISDGTENEKLIIIQNNKQKKAVTIIVKGGNDMIIEEAKRSLQDGLCAVRNVLINDRLVYGGGASEISTSIFIEQESAKYSGEEQECIIAFSRALEQVPLLLAQNSNFDSLKTLTELRKRQIESKNPFLGVDCLELNENNMKTLNIFDTLSSKISQLQSAVQFVSTILKINDVIVNSNK; translated from the coding sequence ATGTCTCAACTCCTCACTGACGAAATTGGTCAAGCCTTTGAAATCACTGATGATTCAAATATCAGAGTACAAGGCAAAAACAcaatttatacaaatatatccATCGTAAATAACATTACGAATTtcatttcttcttcttttggTCCATGTGGTATGGACAAAATACTACAAAGTAAAGACGACGAAATAACAGTCACTAATGATGGAGCCACAATTCTCAGAGAAATGGACATGACAGACAATGACATAGCCCAATTATTTGTACAGCTGAGTGAAGCACAAGATAATGAAATAGGAGATGGCACTACGGGAGTATTGATACTGGCCAATGCTATGCTACAAAACAGTAAACAACTCATGGAGAAAGGAATTCATCCTATAAGAATAGCAGAAACTTATGACAATATGCTTAATAAAGCGATAGACCATCTTACACAAATATCTGAGCCTATAAAGAATAAGAAAGAAGCCATGCTAAATGCAGCTAAGACGAGTTTGTACAGTAAAGTCGTGTCTAAAGCACACAATAAATTTGCCGAAATTTGTGTAGAAGCCATTTTATCAGTCGCAGACGTAGAAAGAAAAGATGTGGATTTTAGTCTCATAAATTACGAGAAGAAATTTGCCAATGATGTGTCAGAGACAGAACTCATAAAAGGAATGGCCATAAAAAAGGAATTTAGTCATCCacaaatgaaaaaagaatataaaaatgcgaAAATAGCACTTTTAGCTTGTCCATTTGAACCAccaaaattgaaaaataagcACAGTTtgcttataaaaaatccaGAAGAATTTAAAGCTCTACAAAATTATGAGAAAGAAACCTTTCTTGATATGATAAAAAGTCTAAAAGACGCCAAAGTAGATCTTGTAATGTGCCAATGGGGATTTGATGATGAAGCAAATTCCTTATTAATGGAAAATAATCTCCCAGCTATAAGATGGGTAGGAGGAAATGACCTTGATTTGATAGCAGTACACGTAAATggaaatattatttctagATTTGAAGATCTGAAATATGAAGATTTGGGCCAAGCCGACGTCATGGAAATTTCTGATGGTACTGAAAATGAAAAGCTTATCATAATccaaaataataaacagAAGAAAGCCGTGACTATCATTGTAAAAGGCGGAAATGACATGATCATTGAAGAAGCGAAGAGATCACTTCAGGATGGCCTGTGTGCAGTAAGAAATGTCCTTATTAATGACAGATTAGTCTATGGCGGCGGAGCATCAGAAATTTCTACGTCTATTTTTATCGAGCAAGAAAGTGCAAAATATTCTGGAGAAGAACAAGAATGTATCATTGCATTTAGTAGAGCACTAGAACAAGTGCCTCTACTCCTGGCCCAAAATAGTAACTTTGATTCACTTAAAACACTCACGGAATTGAGAAAAAGACAAATTGAAAGTAAAAATCCATTTTTAGGCGTAGATTGTCTTGAACTTAATGAGAATAATATGAAGACACTGAATATCTTTGATACTTTGAGCAGTAAAATAAGTCAGTTGCAGAGTGCAGTACAATTTGTCAGTACGATCCTTAAGATTAATGATGTAATAGTCAAtagtaataaataa
- a CDS encoding RING finger protein → MIFNSNKVVLKSRDTDCCICLSYPKNSLITDCNHVFCKECLMEMIEFSKKCPICSIEFKNVFKVKLILLNEIRDTICFKKLVSCKNANYFDFPYLAVYYEESFEFTVNKLIYQAWDGQPYFLSENIVKKIKKENKEAPSLIFGMIRKITPKIIKKYKNLTCLSPHLHDDSVIYIVEIETS, encoded by the exons ATGATTTTCAATTCCAATAAAGTCGTATTAAAATCACGAGACACAg ATTGTTGTATTTGTCTTTCTTATCCTAAAAATAGTTTAATTACAGATTGCAACCACGTCTTCTGTAAAGAATGTCTCATGGAGATGATAGAATTTTCCAAAAAATGCCCGATCTGTTCaatagaatttaaaaatgtcttCAAAGTTAAATTGATTCTACTTAACGAAATACGAGATACTATTTGTTTTAAGAAATTGGTATCTTGTAAAAATGCgaattattttgattttccgTATTTGGCGGTTTATTACGAGGAATCTTTTGAATTTACcgttaataaattaatttatcaagCTTGGGATGGACAGCCATATTTTCTGAgtgaaaatattgtaaaaaagataaaaaaagaaaacaaagaagCGCCGTCACTTATATTTGGGATGATACGTAAAATTACGcctaaaattataaaaaaatataaaaatctgaCCTGTTTGTCTCCTCATCTCCATGATGATTCTGTGATTTATATTGTCGAAATAGAAACCTCTTAA
- a CDS encoding ribosomal protein msL1: protein MASKLKKSWKDEKKKSKTAIFSLEKQKVMKQERLQKAKILREKIKGLKEKKKQYYLDLARQKADKFEADKLLN, encoded by the coding sequence ATGGCAAgtaaacttaaaaaatcttgGAAAGatgaaaagaaaaaatctaaGACTgcaatattttcattagaAAAACAGAAAGTCATGAAGCAGGAAAGATTACAAAAAGCCAAAATATTAAGAGAGAAGATTAAAGGacttaaagaaaagaagaAGCAGTACTATTTAGATTTAGCAAGACAGAAAGCTGATAAATTTGAAGCcgataaattattaaattga
- a CDS encoding sulfhydryl oxidase (ERV1p), translated as MNKEQSYLRIFIILLILWCGFLVKHYLFPNSMSDKSIGQSVIQSVSPKVGEIGLIHNKKLSNKEVKERLGRSTWTLLHTMAAVYPAFPTVQHKRDTLQFIYLLSSLFPCAECAGHFQKLLSLNPPQVSSHDNFVQWLCKAHNIVNKRLNKPIQDCTKVEGVWSCGCEAE; from the coding sequence atgaACAAAGAACAAAGTTATCttagaatatttatcattttaCTAATTCTATGGTGTGGTTTCCTAGTGAAACATTACCTTTTCCCCAATTCGATGTCTGATAAGTCCATTGGCCAGTCTGTGATACAAAGCGTGTCTCCGAAAGTAGGTGAGATAGGACTAATCCACAACAAGAAGTTATCAAACAAGGAAGTCAAAGAAAGACTTGGTAGATCAACTTGGACTCTTTTACATACCATGGCCGCCGTATACCCCGCATTCCCCACTGTACAACATAAAAGAGACACACTACAGTTCATTTATCTTCTTTCCTCGCTTTTTCCTTGCGCAGAGTGCGCAGGCCATTTCCAGAAATTGTTAAGTCTCAATCCTCCTCAAGTTTCTTCACATGATAATTTTGTTCAATGGCTCTGTAAAGCTCACAATATAGTCAACAAGAGATTAAATAAGCCGATACAAGATTGTACTAAAGTAGAAGGAGTTTGGAGCTGCGGATGTGAAGccgaataa
- a CDS encoding RNA 3'-terminal phosphate cyclase-like protein (RCL1) has protein sequence MRDLNFNTQISLSILTKKTIEIPFTNKENNLSFVKLICKLTRGSKYSLKSNNLHFVPGRLVGGTYEYKCTDEMFNYIHNLLIILPFSDTKTTIKFTGMTDKNHCIDIIRIAYFKLLKIFNIPDLELEVKKRGFYSHDKAEIDTYGGEVHFTCGIIKEIKNIDIINTECLEKTRALLISARLNSTYVHDMSTKLIDLLEDYSLKIFTNIYNRNNSGPYVGYQCTVFCESKQGIFYSTEDGGIKKPEDVSNEATNNLLKSVNRGGIFDYKLNNILFIYLALSSSDISRIRISKPDKQNFEILEILKKFTNFRYQIKKDEDGYLMISSGIGYINYNLKLNS, from the coding sequence ATGAGAGACTTAAACTTTAATACACAAATCTctttatcaattttaacCAAAAAAACTATAGAAATTCCTTTTActaataaagaaaacaatCTGAGTTTTGTTAAActtatttgtaaattaacAAGAGGctcaaaatattctttaaaatcaaataatcTTCATTTCGTACCAGGGAGATTAGTAGGCGGAACGTACGAATACAAATGTACAGACGAAATGTTTAATTACATTCACAATCTACTAATAATCTTACCATTTAGTGATACAAAAACGACAATAAAGTTTACAGGCATGACAGATAAAAATCATTGTATCGATATAATTCGTATCGcatattttaaactattaaaaatttttaatattccaGATCTTGAACtagaagtaaaaaaaagaggcTTTTATAGTCATGATAAAGCAGAAATAGACACATATGGCGGAGAAGTACATTTTACATGTGGgattattaaagaaataaaaaatattgacaTTATAAACACAGAATGTTTAGAAAAAACCAGAGCTTTATTAATTAGTGCCCGATTAAATTCCACTTATGTACATGATATGTCAACAAAACTAATTGATTTATTAGAAGATTAcagtttaaaaatttttacaaacatttataatagAAATAACTCAGGACCATATGTTGGTTATCAGTGTACAGTGTTTTGTGAATCAAAACAAGgaatattttatagtaCTGAAGATGGaggtataaaaaaaccaGAAGATGTTTCAAATGAGGCCACTAATAATTTGTTAAAAAGTGTTAATAGAGGAGGaatatttgattataaGCTTAATAATATACTTTTCATATATTTGGCTTTGTCTAGTAGTGACATTAGTAGAATAAGAATTTCGAAACCcgataaacaaaattttgagATATtggaaatattaaaaaaatttacaaatttccgatatcaaataaaaaaagatgaagATGGATATCTTATGATTTCATCGGGGATTggatatataaattataatttaaaattgaactcataa
- a CDS encoding pre-mRNA-splicing factor (CWC24), translating to MEHKTICTPFNKTGYCKYGDACKYSHIRINTQSLENICPICRLKISSAVFTNCNHEYCKECITESKDALEKCVFCGEETHGIFYKK from the coding sequence ATGGAACATAAAACTATTTGTACTCCTTTTAATAAGACTGGTTATTGTAAATATGGTGATGCTTGTAAATATTCACATATAAGAATTAATACACAGTCATTAGAAAATATCTGCCCTATTTGTAGGCTGAAAATATCTAGTGCTGTTTTTACTAATTGTAATCACGAATATTGCAAGGAATGCATTACAGAATCGAAAGACGCATTAGAAAAATGTGTATTTTGTGGAGAAGAAACACATggaatattttacaaaaaataa
- a CDS encoding ribosomal protein eL19, whose protein sequence is MAAKVLNCGKNKIWLDPSGKEQINQVSTREQIRQLIDDNVIIKKLDKYNSKGRSRIYKEAVAKGRHMGLGKRLGTANARLNKKTLWIKKIRVMRKELKDMKAEGKINAEEYQLFRKRAKGNLFKNRVTMKEHIAKKQAAELRIKELEEQAKALKMKKNSN, encoded by the coding sequence ATGGCAGCCaaagttttaaattgtGGTAAAAACAAGATTTGGTTAGATCCATCTGGTAAAGAGCAGATTAACCAAGTTAGTACTAGGGAACAAATCCGTCAGCTTATTGATGACAATGTAATCATCAAGAAATTAGACAAATATAATTCCAAAGGAAGAAGTCGAATTTACAAGGAAGCAGTTGCTAAAGGAAGACACATGGGCTTAGGAAAGAGACTTGGTACTGCGAATGCTAGACTCAATAAGAAGACTTTATGGATTAAGAAGATCAGAGTTATGAGgaaagaattaaaagaCATGAAAGCTGAAGGGAAAATTAATGCAGAAGAATATCAATTATTTAGGAAGAGAGCGAAGGGAaacttatttaaaaatagagtGACCATGAAGGAGCACATTGCTAAGAAACAAGCAGCTGAACTTagaattaaagaattaGAAGAACAAGCTAAAGCTTTAAAGATGAAGAAGAACAGtaattaa
- a CDS encoding adenylate cyclase produces the protein MDFSKDLFVQNMLDYCVKLIMCFCKFRICLLEYFNVLNNFIIELMNLFFRKKAKVLPKDDMFLVFNGDTKLKEMVCSKSTKISTSKSSSIIKCWDYKEDRVYETNLNMNDLITHYFKSYKIYEKNKRSFLSKIDSVYVVLTDIARSTELWNKDRFKMAKSIIEHDNIFYELIDQFCGIELRNEGDSFLAAFLDKNKCLEFAKNFYSRVSNIHFDEKYKIEVKVVVNKEKILYKKSRDLISQNIKDTYEMIRHTSTNKICINEAFMNNQKDKMFCVHYCK, from the coding sequence ATGGATTTTTCTAAAGACTTGTTTGTTCAAAACATGCTTGATTATTGTGTAAAACTTATTATGTGCTTCTGTAAATTCAGAATTTGCTTGTTggaatattttaatgtattaaacaattttatcatCGAACTTatgaatttgttttttagaaaaaaagcGAAAGTACTACCGAAAGACGACATGTTTTTGGTATTTAATGGCGATACAAAACTTAAAGAAATGGTGTGTTCCAAATCTACCAAGATTTCGACTTCTAAATCATCgtcaattataaaatgttGGGATTATAAAGAAGACAGAGTTTATGAGACTAATCTCAATATGAATGATCTAATTACtcattattttaaatcttataAGATTTATGAGAAGAATAAGCGATCTTTTTTGTCTAAAATAGATTCTGTGTATGTTGTACTTACAGACATAGCAAGAAGTACCGAACTGTGGAATAAAGATCGATTTAAAATGGCGAAGAGTATTATTGAAcatgataatattttttatgaattaaTTGATCAATTTTGCGGAATAGAATTGAGAAATGAAGGGGATTCTTTTTTGGCAGCATTTTtggataaaaataagtgCTTAGAATTcgctaaaaatttttatagtcgAGTTTCTAATATACATTTTGAtgagaaatataaaattgaagtCAAAGTGGTagtaaataaagaaaaaattctgTACAAAAAATCAAGAGATTTAATAAGTCAGAATATTAAAGATACTTATGAAATGATAAGACATACATCTACTAACAAAATATGTATAAATGAAGCATTTATGAATAATCAGAAAgataaaatgttttgtGTCCActattgtaaataa
- a CDS encoding RING finger protein encodes MEMIEFSKKCPICSIEFKNVFKVKLILLNEIRDTICFKKLVSCKNANYFDFPYLAVYYEESFEFTVNKLIYQAWDGQPYFLSENIVKKIKKENKEAPSLIFGMIRKITPKIIKKYKNLTCLSPHLHDDSVIYIVEIETS; translated from the coding sequence ATGGAGATGATAGAATTTTCCAAAAAATGCCCGATCTGTTCaatagaatttaaaaatgtcttCAAAGTTAAATTGATTCTACTTAACGAAATACGAGATACTATTTGTTTTAAGAAATTGGTATCTTGTAAAAATGCgaattattttgattttccgTATTTGGCGGTTTATTACGAGGAATCTTTTGAATTTACcgttaataaattaatttatcaagCTTGGGATGGACAGCCATATTTTCTGAgtgaaaatattgtaaaaaagataaaaaaagaaaacaaagaagCGCCGTCACTTATATTTGGGATGATACGTAAAATTACGcctaaaattataaaaaaatataaaaatctgaCCTGTTTGTCTCCTCATCTCCATGATGATTCTGTGATTTATATTGTCGAAATAGAAACCTCTTAA